A single region of the Kwoniella botswanensis chromosome 1, complete sequence genome encodes:
- a CDS encoding 3-isopropylmalate dehydrogenase, translating into MSDKTFKIAVLPGDGIGPEVVDQALKVLSTISEYSNLSLDLKKYDFGGAAIDNHGVPLPDVTLNACKEADAVLMGSVGGPKWGVGPVRPEQGILKLRKELGLYANIRPASFASENLLKRSPLKEEVARGTDIIVLRELIGGIYFGDRQETDSNGVAWDQCIYSIPEVERITRVAAQIALAADPPLPITSIDKANVLATSRLWRKTVSELMAKEYPQLKLEHQLVDSAAMIMIANPRKLNGVLLTENMFGDILSDESSVIPGSLGLLPSASLAGAPDAKSTTMGLYEPIHGSAPDIAGQGIANPIGTILSAAMMLRYSLGKGKEAALIEKAVQKVLDSKDVGGYDFRTKDLGGDAKTEEVGDKVVEALKGLLGQ; encoded by the exons ATGTCAGACAAAAC TTTCAAAATCGCTGTTCTTCCCGGAGATGGtattg GTCCAGAAGTGGTTGATCAAGCTCTCAAAGTACTCTCCACCATCTCTGAATATTCCAACCTCTCACTCGACTTGAAGAAATACGATTTCGGTGGTGCCGCTATCGATAACCATGGTGTACCTTTGCCTGATGTAACCTTGAATGCTTGTAAAGAGGCTGATGCGGTattgatgg GCTCTGTTGGTGGACCCAAGTGGGGTGTGGGACCTGTCCGACCCGAACAGGGAATCTTGAAACTTCGAAAAGAACTTGGTCTCTATGCCAACATTCGACcagcttctttcgcttctgAGAACTTGCTCAAGAGGAGTCCGTTAAAGGAGGAGGTTGCTAGGGGTACGGATATCATTGTGTTGAGGGAGTTGATCGGTGGTATCT ACTTCGGTGACAGACAAGAAACCGATTCTAACGGTGTAGCATGGGACCAATGTATCTATTCTATACCTGAGGTCGAGCGAATAACTCGAGTTGCTGCTCAAATCGCTTTAGCTGCCGatccacctttacccatCACTTCCATCGACAAAGCAAACGTATTGGCAACTTCTAGATTATGGAGAAAGACTGTCTCGGAATTGATGGCCAAGGAATACCCTCAATTGAAGTTGGAGCATCAATTGGTAGATTCAGCTgcgatgatcatgattgcCAATCCTAGGAAATTGAATGGTGTTTTGTTGACTGAGAATATGTTTggtgatat CCTCTCAGACGAATCATCCGTCATTCCAGGATCTCTCGGTCTCCTCCCTTCTGCTTCTCTCGCTGGTGCTCCTGATGCCAAGTCCACCACCATGGGTTTATACGAGCC CATCCACGGATCCGCACCTGATATCGCCGGACAGGGAATCGCCAACCCTATCGGAACCATCTTATCAGCAGCTATGATGCTTCGATACTCCCTCGGTAAAGGAAAGGAAGCAGCTCTTATCGAGAAGGCCGTCCAGAAAGTGCTGGATTCCAAGGATGTCGGCGGATACGATTTCAGAACTAAGGATCTCGGTGGGGATGCTAAGACTGAGGAAGTGGGTGATAAAGTCGTGGAGGCCTTGAAAGGGCTTTTGGGTCAATAA
- a CDS encoding serine/threonine-protein phosphatase PP-X isozyme 1 — MSLSSDLDKQIAQLKRCEIIPESAVKELCQKAKEILMEEGNVQYVDSPVTICGDIHGQFFDMMELFKIGGFCPETNYIFMGDFVDRGFHSVETFLLLLLLKVRYPDRITLIRGNHESRQITQVYGFYDECQRKYGSSNVWRYCCDVFDYLSLGCVVDGRVFCVHGGLSPQVTRLDHIRVIDRRQEVPHEGPMCDLLWSDPDDINGWGMSPRGAGFLFGDDVVRQFNHENDIELIARAHQLVMEGYKLMFDRKIVTVWSAPNYCYRCGNTASVLELDENLRQEYKVFDAAPQDARSIPQKRPMMHEYFL; from the exons ATGTCATTATCCTCTGATCTGGATAA ACAGATAGCGCAACTGAAGCGATGCGAGATAATACCTGAATCAGCAGTTAAGGAATTATGCCAGAAGGCCAAAGAAATATTGatggaggaagggaatgtgCAGTATGTGGATAGCCCTGTGACG ATATGCGGTGATATACATGGTCAGTTCTTCGACATGATGGAATTATTCAAGATAGGTGGTTTTTGTCCTGAAACAAATTACATCTTCATGG GTGATTTCGTCGATCGAGGATTCCACTCCGTCGAGacattccttctcctcctcttacTCAAAGTCCGCTATCCCGATCGAATCACCTTGATAAGAGGGAATCATGAATCCCGTCAGATCACTCAGGTATATGGTTTTTACGATGAATGTCAGAGGAAATACGGAAGTTCGAATGTGTGGAGATATTGCTGTGATGTTTTTGATTATTTAAGTTTGGGGTGTGTGGTGGATGGAAGGGTCTTTTGCGTACATGGTGGATTGAGTCCGCAAGTTACTAGGTTAGATCAT ATAAGAGTAATAGATCGTCGTCAGGAAGTACCGCATGAAGGACCGATGTGCGATTTGTTATGGTCAGATCCAGATG ACATAAATGGATGGGGTATGTCACCTAGAGGAGCAGGATTTTTatttggtgatgatgtggtgCGG CAATTCAATCATGAGAATGACATAGAATTGATAGCTAGAGCACATCAGTTGGTGATGGAAGGATACAAG TTGATGTTCGATAGGAAGATAGTGACAGTATGGTCAGCACCAAACTACTGTTACAG ATGCGGTAATACAGCCAgtgtattggaattggaCGAAAACCTGCGTCAGGAATATAAAGTATTTGACGCTGCTCCTCAGGACGCGAGGAGTATACCGCAGAAGAGACCGATGATGCATGAGTATTTCTTATAG